A genome region from Babesia bigemina genome assembly Bbig001, chromosome : I includes the following:
- a CDS encoding apical membrane antigen 1, putative yields MQCILNRITLLATPVIFFLWLSTEISPAGCAFVTFQNEPTSTRGTRRSSRSSRNQQATSSTSQAGAGEATERTGGRAAGSKLIPQTPWTRYMIKYDIARCHGSGIFVDIGGYEAVGNKYYRMPTGKCPVMGKVINLASGADFLEPISADNPRYRGLAFPETVIKHTGASAGALTNAGSIHGNLSPVSAADLRKWGYKGNAVTNCAEYASNIVPGSDQRTKYRYPFVYDGKEEMCYILYSPMQYNQGTRYCDEDGSAKEGPSSLLCMKPYKSEADAHLYYGSARIDPKWDQNCPMKPIKDAIFGTWVSGACVALESAFEEYVDSAEECAAILFENSAADVDIDIDSERYNEISELYNGLKNLHLQQIAFSLFAPMAKSAASATLSKGVGMNWANYESATGVCRILNTTPTCLIINAGSLAMTALGSPLESDAINYPCHIDTLGYVEPRKRDSREDGDRNSGITTALNMQTLKCTKYVHSKYSESCGTYYYCSEEKSGYLSRLYQFMCSHNVKKAAVISTALVLLCLAIYWIYQRLWSTKKGRQHDDYDRLMSKYEYDDVSHDNIEPEHQLRTDAYIWGEAAARPSDITPVHLTKLN; encoded by the coding sequence ATGCAGTGCATATTGAATAGGATTACGCTACTGGCTACGCCAGTTATTTTCTTTCTTTGGCTATCCACGGAGATTTCGCCTGCAGGATGCGCCTTCGTGACCTTCCAGAACGAGCCCACGTCCACGAGAGGCACCAGGAGGTCTTCCCGTTCGTCGCGCAATCAACAGGCGACTTCGAGTACTTCGCAAGCTGGAGCTGGTGAGGCTACAGAGCGCACGGGGGGCAGAGCTGCGGGCTCCAAGCTTATCCCGCAAACGCCATGGACCAGGTACATGATCAAGTACGACATCGCTCGCTGCCACGGATCCGGTATTTTCGTCGACATCGGAGGATACGAGGCTGTTGGAAACAAGTATTATCGTATGCCCACAGGAAAATGCCCCGTTATGGGTAAGGTCATCAACCTTGCGAGCGGTGCGGACTTCCTCGAACCGATTTCTGCCGACAACCCTCGCTACAGGGGTCTGGCGTTCCCCGAGACTGTGATCAAGCACACTGGAGCTTCGGCAGGTGCTCTTACAAACGCAGGCAGCATCCACGGTAATTTGTCGCCAGTATCAGCCGCCGACCTCCGTAAGTGGGGTTACAAGGGAAACGCCGTTACTAACTGCGCCGAATACGCCAGCAACATCGTGCCCGGTTCCGACCAGAGGACCAAGTACAGGTACCCCTTCGTCTACGATGGAAAGGAGGAGATGTGTTACATCCTGTACTCTCCGATGCAGTACAACCAGGGAACCAGGTACTGTGACGAGGACGGATCAGCGAAGGAAGGACCTAGCTCGTTGCTCTGTATGAAACCGTACAAAAGCGAGGCCGATGCGCACCTGTACTACGGATCAGCGCGCATTGACCCGAAGTGGGATCAGAACTGCCCTATGAAGCCCATAAAGGACGCCATTTTCGGTACGTGGGTTTCCGGCGCCTGTGTTGCACTCGAATCTGCTTTTGAGGAGTATGTCGACAGCGCTGAGGAATGTGCTGCGATCCTGTTCGAAAATTCAGCTGCGGATGTTGACATTGACATCGACTCGGAGAGGTACAATGAAATCAGCGAGCTCTACAATGGTCTCAAGAACCTTCATCTTCAGCAGATCGCATTCTCGCTGTTTGCCCCTATGGCGAAATCAGCCGCTTCCGCCACGCTGTCCAAGGGTGTCGGTATGAACTGGGCGAACTACGAGTCCGCAACAGGTGTTTGCCGTATCCTGAACACAACGCCTACCTGcctcatcatcaacgccgGCAGCCTGGCCATGACCGCCCTCGGTTCCCCGTTGGAGTCGGACGCCATTAACTACCCGTGCCACATCGACACCCTTGGTTACGTCGAGCCGCGCAAGAGGGACAGTAGGGAAGATGGCGACAGGAACTCCGGTATCACCACCGCTCTCAACATGCAAACTTTGAAGTGCACGAAATACGTCCACTCGAAGTATTCTGAAAGCTGTGGCACGTACTACTACTGCTCCGAGGAGAAATCCGGCTACCTCAGCAGGCTGTACCAGTTCATGTGCTCGCACAACGTGAAGAAGGCTGCGGTTATTTCCACGGCGCTCGTGTTGCTTTGCTTGGCCATCTACTGGATTTACCAGAGGCTCTGGAGCACGAAGAAGGGTCGTCAGCACGATGATTACGACCGCCTTATGAGCAAGTACGAGTATGACGATGTATCGCATGACAATATCGAGCCGGAGCACCAACTGAGAACAGACGCGTACATCTGGGGAGAGGCTGCCGCCAGACCCAGTGACATAACGCCAGTACACCTGACTAAGCTCAACTGA
- a CDS encoding MAJOR FACILITATOR SUPERFAMILY MEMBER protein, putative, whose product MAEAEDSASEAAKESETPKKIRPDYGAFGEVLYHLVSFTEGYEQQVLYLCVRTFESSLGFNKQQQTMLMTVSIMSRLCFSLVWGLLADAFETNLVMSAGLLFMGIASILLSSTSKYSSILFLRFLHGAAFGCIYPVQQKIVADEDDEGDESSNSTFTRLHALNCIGRMLCAAITTEAAQNVLLGFVGWRISYIVLGYMWISVGIAIIYGLQAKEEVVSPYDSVNYFVTQLSGAFKAVFTSGTAFLSIFTMLIAEAPMCSLPYMITYLEYLGVSDKNVGIAILVTTIGGAAGTAAGGIVLEKIAGLHTDYGEMIAGIVVMGVRLIVCVLFFLSPAPDGRLMWYHYVEFAILGVTLVTVGGVDRPIMRKAIEDKYQASASALIQCISGISISVSFVEIFAYVSEKLLGYAPSTQTIDDMDADLKENNTEALRKSTMYMIVIGSLLNIACYIALIFTYKKERPEIKKKNEVWHKERVEKQTAMKRKKREEVAVQDPSVKAVEMPVPEETVSDKDTESSSDEKEVPVVEGGDTSPTSMSPTTRSDYSEGYMTEEEETKRREERQKLEEERTALARQKQNSSR is encoded by the exons ATGGCTGAAGCAGAGGATTCAGCTTCGGAAGCAGCTAAAGAATCTGAGACACCGAAAAAAATACGTCCAGACTATGGCGCCTTTGGTGAGGTTTTGTACCACCTGGTGTCTTTCACTGAGGGTTACGAGCAGCAGGTGTTGTACTTGTGCGTTAGAACCTTCGAGTCCAGTTTAGGCTTCAacaagcagcagcagacgaTGCTGATGACCGTGTCTATCATGTCGCGGTTGTGCTTCTCACTAGTTTGGGGTCTGCTGGCGGACGCGTTTGAGACTAACCTGGTGATGTCTGCTGGGTTGTTATTCATGGGCATCGCCTCGATTCTGCTAAGCTCCACGTCCAAGTACTCGTCA ATCCTCTTTTTGCGCTTCTTACACGGCGCTGCATTCGGTTGTATTTATCCAGTACAACAAAAGATTGTTGcggatgaagatgatgagggtgatGAGAGCAGTAACAGCACCTTCACCCGTCTTCACGCTTTGAATTGCATTGGCCGTATGCTGTGCGCCGCAATAACCACGGAGGCTGCTCAGAATGTGCTGTTGGGTTTTGTTGGCTGGCGTATCTCGTACATCGTGTTGGGTTACATGTGGATTTCGGTTGGCATCGCGATTATATATGGACTGCAAGCTAAGGAGGAGGTGGTCTCTCCGTATGACTCCGTGAACTACTTTGTCACCCAATTGTCCGGAGCGTTTAAGGCTGTTTTCACGAGTGGAACCGCTTTTCTGTCCATATTTACGATGTTGATTGCGGAGGCCCCTATGTGCTCTCTGCCGTACATGATCACTTATCTGGAGTACTTGGGAGTGTCCGACAAGAATGTGGGAATCGCGATATTGGTCACAACGAttggcggcgcagcagggACTGCAGCTGGAGGAATAGTTCTCGAAAAAATTGCGGGTTTGCATACGGATTATGGCGAGATGATTGCTGGCATCGTTGTGATGGGCGTGCGATTGATCGTTTGTGTGTTGTTCTTCCTGTCGCCGGCGCCAGATGGGCGTTTAATGTGGTATCATTATGTAGAGTTTGCGATTCTTGGGGTGACCTTGGTTACTGTTGGCGGAGTGGATAGACCTATTATGAGGAAAGCCATTGAAGACAAGTACCAGGCCAGCGCATCCGCCCTAATCCAGTGCATATCCGGCATTTCGATCAGTGTCAGTTTTGTGGAGATCTTCGCGTACGTGTCGGAGAAGCTGCTTGGTTACGCCCCGTCAACACAGACAattgatgacatggacgcaGATCTCAAAGAGAACAACACCGAGGCCCTGAGGAAGTCGACCATGTACATGATCGTGATAGGCTCACTGCTCAATATTGCCTGCTACATTGCGTTGATTTTTACATATAAAAAGGAAAGGCCGGAAATTAAGAAAAAAAATGAGGTATGGCATAAAGAGAGGGTAGAAAAGCAGACAGCAATGAAGAGGAAAAAAAGGGAAGAGGTGGCAGTACAAGATCCATCGGTAAAGGCAGTAGAAATGCCAGTGCCAGAGGAAACGGTGTCAGATAAAGACACAGAGAGTAGTTCAGATGAGAAGGAAGTGCCCGTGGTTGAAGGCGGAGATACGTCGCCTACAAGTATGTCACCAACAACTAGGAGCGATTACTCGGAAGGTTATATGACAGAGGAAGAGGAAACGAAACGGAGAGAGGAAAGACAAAAGCTAGAGGAAGAAAGGACTGCGTTAGCGCGCCAGAAGCAAAATAGTAGCCGATGA